The Pagrus major chromosome 17, Pma_NU_1.0 genome includes a region encoding these proteins:
- the sybu gene encoding syntabulin isoform X3: MVLFDGKRCYSGSEADFSSSSSTGSLKPRGGVSSAAKKAPSRSRVPHIRPLPVFKPAGSPTANRDAELYAPYRTPPRAASSSTNSSSCNSSPTSRRANLGRYHSCGDNHGIRPPNPEQYLTPLQQKEVSIRHLKTKLMESDNKVHDRETEIEELKAQLSRMREDWIEEECHRVEAQLSLKEARKEIKQLRQVVETMKSSLMEKDKGIQKYFIDINIQNRKLESLLQSMELAQSGNNLQDENTLDFICDSPDSGGKKMVVEEEGGMEMGEQGAEAMADSGLLLNDEMANRADILEQVFMSTAMDFSQDCSGKLRAGTEAGPGVSALSEAQLSDESAEPPPALTDTASPTVTISSSTPSQQNSEEKGIQTDIMAMSPDLQALLLQLLKIHGATTGDTVLSASSSLLGLPNLSSSSSTSTIANHPPSTTPPPPSMPKPAPPESPDTSTDSGMSCSDHTESRRFMEELDFGVCDEEPCLSPGLDVVDKRYWSNNFLVDLVAVAAPVLPTVAWLYSRHGVDGSAPVYNIAALIRGCCIMGLHSLRHVAHRPDA; this comes from the exons ATGGTTTTGTTTGATGGAAAAAGATGCTACTCAG GTAGTGAAGCAgacttcagctcctccagcagcacagGCAGCCTGAAGCCCAGGGGGGGCGTCAGTTCAGCTGCAAAGAAAGCTCCTTCACGCAG tcGCGTACCCCACATCAGACCGCTCCCAGTGTTCAAACCAGCCGGGAGCCCCACAGCCAACCGCGATGCAGAGCTTTACGCTCCCTACAGGACTCCTCCCAGAGCTGCATCCTCCtccaccaacagcagcagctgcaactCCAGCCCCACCTCCAG AAGAGCGAACCTGGGCCGCTACCACTCCTGTGGCGACAACCATGGCATCAGACCCCCGAACCCCGAGCAGTATCTCACCCCGCTACAGCAGAAGGAAGTGTCCATCAGACACCTGAAGACCAAACTGATGGAGTCTGACAACAAAGTCCATGACAG AGAAACTGAGATTGAGGAGCTCAAGGCCCAGCTCAGCAGAATGAGGGAGGACTGGATTGAGGAGGAGTGTCACAGGGTGGAGGCTCAGCTGTCCCTCAAAGAGGCTCGCAAAGAAATCAAGCAGCTGCGTCAGGTGGTGGAAACGATGAAGAGCAGCCTGATGGAGAAGGACAAGGGAATACAGAAGTATTTCATCGACATCAACATCCAGAACAGGAAGTTGGAGTCCCTACTGCAAAGCATGGAGCTTGCACAGAGTGGCAACAACCTGCAAGACGAAAACACCCTGGACTTCATCTGTGACAGCCCTGATAGTGGCGGGAAAAagatggtggtggaggaagagggTGGGATGGAGATGGGGGAACAAGGGGCAGAGGCGATGGCGGACAGCGGGCTGCTGCTTAACGATGAGATGGCCAACAGAGCGGACATTTTGGAGCAGGTCTTCATGTCTACTGCGATGGATTTCAGTCAGGACTGTAGTGGTAAGCTGAGGGCAGGGACTGAGGCTGGGCCTGGGGTGTCTGCACTGTCAGAGGCCCAGCTGAGTGATGAATCTGCTGAACCCCCACCAGCTCTAACAGATACAGCTTCCCCAACCGTCACCATCTCCTCGAGCACACCTTCCCAGCAGAATTCAGAAGAAAAAGGAATCCAGACCGACATAATGGCCATGTCTCCAGACCTGCAGgctctgctcctccagctgctgaagATCCATGGGGCAACAACGGGGGACACAGTTCTGTCAGCCTCCAGCAGTCTTCTGGGCCTCCCAAAcctgtcctcttcctcttccacttCCACCATTGCCAATCATCCCCCCAGCACGACACCTCCCCCACCCAGCATGCCCAAACCTGCTCCCCCAGAGAGCCCCGACACCTCCACTGATTCCGGCATGAGCTGCTCGGATCATACGGAGAGCCGACGGTTCATGGAGGAGCTGGACTTTGGAGTCTGTGACGAGGAACCTTGTCTGTCACCAGGACTGGATGTGGTCGACAAGCGTTACTGGAGCAACAACTTCCTGGTGGATCTGGTCGCAGTGGCAGCCCCGGTGCTACCCACTGTAGCCTGGCTGTACTCGCGGCACGGTGTGGACGGAAGCGCTCCGGTGTACAACATTGCTGCCCTTATCAGGGGCTGTTGCATCATGGGATTGCACTCTCTTCGTCACGTCGCACACAGGCCAGATGCGTAA